One stretch of Niallia sp. XMNu-256 DNA includes these proteins:
- the galU gene encoding UTP--glucose-1-phosphate uridylyltransferase GalU — MKKVRKAIIPAAGLGTRFLPATKAMPKEMLPIVDKPTIQYIVEEAIASGIEDIIIVTGKTKRSIEDHFDHNLELEQNLESKEKFEMLEEVRNIANMVDIHYIRQKEPKGLGHAVWCARNFIGDEPFAVLLGDDIVQAETPCLKQLMNQYDQTLSSVIGVMQVPETETHRYGVIDPLENHGRNYQVRNFVEKPKPGTAPSNLAIIGRYIFTPEIFMFLDRQEVGAGGEIQLTDAIQKLNEIQRVFAYEFEGKRYDVGEKLGFIETTIEFALQHEDLREGLLRFMASKLDNAEA; from the coding sequence TTGAAAAAGGTAAGAAAAGCGATTATTCCTGCAGCAGGATTAGGCACACGATTTTTACCCGCGACAAAGGCTATGCCGAAAGAAATGCTTCCTATTGTTGACAAACCAACGATCCAGTACATCGTCGAAGAAGCGATCGCATCTGGAATTGAAGATATTATCATCGTAACAGGAAAAACAAAGCGTTCGATTGAGGACCACTTTGACCATAACTTAGAACTAGAGCAAAACCTAGAGAGCAAAGAAAAGTTTGAGATGTTAGAGGAAGTTCGTAACATTGCCAACATGGTGGATATCCATTACATCCGTCAAAAAGAACCAAAAGGTCTAGGCCATGCGGTTTGGTGTGCGCGTAACTTCATTGGCGATGAGCCATTTGCGGTTTTACTTGGGGATGACATTGTACAAGCAGAAACGCCTTGCTTGAAGCAGTTAATGAATCAATATGATCAAACTCTTTCATCTGTCATCGGAGTCATGCAAGTTCCTGAAACGGAAACCCATCGTTACGGGGTGATCGATCCGCTTGAAAATCACGGTCGCAACTATCAAGTGCGCAACTTCGTGGAAAAACCAAAACCAGGGACAGCCCCATCCAACCTTGCGATCATCGGAAGATATATTTTTACACCGGAAATCTTTATGTTCTTAGATCGTCAAGAAGTGGGCGCAGGTGGAGAAATCCAATTAACGGACGCCATCCAAAAACTAAACGAAATCCAACGTGTTTTCGCTTATGAATTCGAAGGAAAACGCTATGACGTAGGAGAAAAATTAGGCTTCATCGAAACAACGATTGAGTTTGCCCTTCAACATGAGGATTTACGAGAAGGCTTGCTGCGTTTTATGGCATCAAAATTAGATAATGCCGAGGCATAA
- a CDS encoding penicillin-binding transpeptidase domain-containing protein, translating into MKKFAMMMILMLAIVTGCNQEPQPSDRLSEYVELWNNQKFAQMYELLTAAAQDSLSKEEFVNRYEKIYSDLEIRDLQVAFEKPENEEVKEESVQYPFSASMESVAGKIEFEHTASLKKETKNDEENWYIDWNTTYIFPQLDEGDKVGLSSTPAKRGEIQDRNGQPLAMNGEVYEIGIVPGSLGEEKEATIAEMASLLGVTVEKINEQLNASWVKPEYFVPIKRVSLEEGDLVAEVTTLPGVQSKKVEARVYPLKEAAAHLTGYIGKITAEELKKLKGKGYNSNDSIGKRGIEQLFDEKLKGQNGVKITINKSDGTQEVLAQKEVKDGENVGLTIDASMQTKVYDQLANDPGTAAVIHPKTGETLGLVSTPSFDPNLLTLGATAEQWKALDDDPLQPLLNRFAANYAPGSVIKPLTAAIGLKEGTLDPSKTMNVSGLQWQKDQSWGNYFVTRVKEASDVDLEKAMLYSDNIYFAQTALDLGKARFVNGLKNFGFEEEIPFTYPLEKSVTGAMDSEVKLADSGYGQGEVEMNIAHLAATYTPFINAGNLIKPTLLLDDEDGVAWKENVISAEQADQISGYLANVVQNPEGTGSSANVKGMNLAGKTGTAEFKAKQGERGHEIGWFVAYNPDLVIAMMVEGVQDKHGSEYVVKKVRNVFEE; encoded by the coding sequence ATGAAAAAGTTTGCGATGATGATGATCTTGATGTTAGCAATTGTCACAGGGTGTAATCAGGAACCACAGCCGAGTGATCGTTTATCCGAGTATGTTGAGCTCTGGAATAATCAGAAATTTGCGCAAATGTATGAACTTCTAACAGCTGCTGCACAAGACTCGTTGTCAAAGGAAGAGTTTGTGAACCGCTATGAAAAGATTTACAGCGATCTAGAAATACGAGATTTGCAGGTAGCATTTGAAAAGCCAGAGAACGAAGAAGTGAAAGAGGAGTCTGTGCAATATCCATTCTCTGCTTCTATGGAAAGTGTTGCAGGGAAGATTGAGTTTGAACATACGGCCTCATTAAAGAAGGAAACGAAGAATGATGAGGAAAATTGGTACATTGATTGGAACACGACTTACATATTCCCGCAGTTGGACGAGGGTGACAAGGTTGGCCTGAGCTCAACTCCTGCCAAACGTGGAGAAATTCAGGACCGAAACGGTCAACCTCTTGCGATGAATGGGGAAGTTTATGAAATTGGAATTGTACCAGGAAGTCTTGGGGAAGAAAAGGAAGCAACGATTGCCGAAATGGCGTCGCTTTTAGGAGTAACGGTTGAAAAAATTAATGAGCAGTTAAATGCCTCATGGGTCAAGCCGGAATATTTCGTGCCGATCAAACGGGTTTCCCTCGAGGAAGGCGATCTTGTCGCAGAGGTGACGACTCTGCCTGGCGTTCAGTCAAAAAAAGTCGAGGCGCGTGTGTATCCGTTAAAAGAAGCAGCAGCCCATTTAACCGGTTATATTGGCAAAATTACCGCTGAAGAACTCAAGAAATTGAAGGGCAAAGGCTATAACAGCAATGATTCCATCGGAAAAAGGGGCATTGAGCAATTATTTGATGAAAAATTAAAAGGCCAAAATGGAGTCAAAATTACAATTAATAAGAGCGATGGAACCCAGGAAGTACTCGCCCAAAAAGAAGTCAAAGATGGCGAAAATGTTGGGCTGACGATTGATGCGTCGATGCAAACAAAAGTATACGATCAGTTGGCAAATGACCCGGGAACAGCAGCTGTCATTCATCCGAAAACAGGGGAAACACTAGGATTAGTAAGTACACCGAGTTTTGACCCAAATCTTTTAACATTAGGAGCAACGGCTGAACAATGGAAGGCCTTGGACGACGATCCGCTTCAGCCATTATTGAACCGTTTCGCAGCCAACTATGCTCCAGGCTCGGTCATTAAGCCATTAACTGCGGCTATCGGTTTAAAAGAAGGGACACTTGATCCGAGTAAAACGATGAACGTCAGCGGCCTCCAGTGGCAAAAGGATCAATCATGGGGCAATTATTTTGTCACAAGAGTCAAAGAGGCGTCTGACGTTGATTTGGAAAAAGCCATGCTTTATTCAGATAATATATATTTTGCGCAAACGGCACTTGATTTGGGCAAGGCTCGGTTCGTGAACGGCTTGAAAAATTTCGGCTTTGAAGAAGAGATCCCATTTACCTATCCGCTTGAGAAATCGGTAACGGGCGCGATGGACAGCGAAGTGAAGTTGGCGGATTCCGGGTACGGTCAAGGTGAGGTGGAAATGAATATCGCCCATCTAGCGGCAACTTATACGCCATTTATCAATGCGGGAAACCTTATTAAGCCGACCCTGCTACTGGATGACGAAGACGGAGTTGCCTGGAAAGAGAATGTCATCAGTGCCGAACAGGCGGATCAGATTTCTGGTTATTTGGCAAATGTCGTTCAAAATCCGGAAGGCACGGGATCTAGCGCCAATGTTAAGGGCATGAACCTTGCCGGCAAAACCGGAACGGCCGAATTTAAAGCCAAACAAGGCGAACGCGGCCATGAAATCGGCTGGTTTGTTGCCTATAACCCAGATCTAGTCATCGCCATGATGGTCGAAGGCGTCCAAGACAAACACGGCTCCGAGTATGTCGTTAAGAAAGTAAGGAATGTGTTTGAGGAATAG
- a CDS encoding LysM peptidoglycan-binding domain-containing protein: protein MKNKVATFATVAIVSSAFGATTAFADSDTYTVEKGDTLSQLAQRFNTTVSNLKQWNGLKSDRIYVNQSLIISEPSSGQSQRTTVKAATTNTSAETYTVVRGDTLLKIANNHGVSLAELVTWNNIKGHLIYPGQVLKVNGSGSAVASQPTTAKTASAPSKGNSSTYKIQSGDTLGKIAKQFDMTIAELKTLNNLKSDLIYAGATLRVSGQGAPSQPAQTVSIQAEKSVATPTTDNAKTDTYVIKSGDTLGKIASKFNTSVSNLKSLNGLRSDLIFVGQKLKVTGTAPASSVNKVSSAEIEHTSKRIESKASTSVSSVVDSAKKLIGVPYKWGGNSPSGFDCSGFIYYVFNNAGYDISRTSAQGYFDRSYEVSQPQLGDLVFFENTYKKGISHLGIYVGNNSFIHASSSGVTITSLSTSYWKDRFVEFKRFY from the coding sequence ATGAAAAATAAGGTAGCAACATTCGCTACAGTGGCTATTGTATCATCGGCATTTGGTGCCACAACTGCATTTGCAGATAGTGATACATACACAGTTGAAAAGGGGGATACCCTGTCACAGTTAGCACAAAGGTTTAACACGACGGTATCTAATTTAAAGCAATGGAACGGTCTTAAGTCAGACAGAATTTATGTTAACCAGTCACTAATCATCTCTGAACCATCATCAGGTCAATCTCAAAGGACAACCGTGAAAGCAGCAACGACAAACACTTCAGCGGAAACATACACGGTCGTACGTGGAGATACATTATTAAAAATTGCCAACAATCATGGAGTTTCTCTAGCGGAATTAGTCACTTGGAACAATATTAAGGGCCATTTGATTTATCCAGGACAAGTCTTGAAAGTGAATGGATCCGGTTCTGCGGTGGCTTCACAGCCTACTACTGCAAAAACGGCATCTGCACCTTCCAAAGGGAACTCTTCTACTTACAAGATTCAAAGTGGAGACACATTAGGCAAAATCGCTAAGCAGTTTGATATGACAATTGCGGAGTTAAAGACGCTCAATAACCTCAAATCTGACTTAATTTATGCGGGTGCGACGTTAAGGGTAAGCGGTCAGGGCGCACCATCTCAACCGGCTCAAACCGTAAGTATTCAGGCTGAAAAGTCAGTGGCTACCCCTACTACAGATAATGCAAAAACAGACACATATGTGATAAAAAGCGGCGATACATTAGGGAAGATTGCGTCTAAATTTAATACAAGTGTATCTAATCTCAAGTCCCTTAATGGGTTGAGATCCGATTTAATTTTTGTTGGACAAAAGCTGAAGGTAACAGGAACAGCCCCCGCTTCGTCTGTGAATAAAGTATCAAGCGCTGAGATTGAGCACACATCGAAACGTATAGAATCCAAAGCTAGCACTTCTGTGTCATCAGTCGTTGACTCAGCTAAAAAGTTAATTGGAGTTCCATACAAATGGGGTGGAAATTCACCTTCAGGGTTTGATTGCAGCGGATTTATTTATTATGTATTCAATAATGCAGGTTATGACATATCAAGGACGTCGGCTCAAGGCTACTTTGATCGTTCCTACGAAGTCAGTCAACCACAGCTTGGCGACCTAGTATTTTTCGAAAATACATATAAAAAAGGAATTTCCCATTTAGGGATTTATGTCGGCAATAATTCATTCATCCATGCCAGCTCATCAGGCGTCACAATCACAAGTTTAAGCACTTCTTACTGGAAAGACAGATTCGTAGAGTTTAAACGATTCTATTAA
- a CDS encoding cytosine permease: MSVDQTKGLQEKEQDDYSFDRVPVEKRNMGWFSVTNITFGIATAIFYFQTGSVMALQYGAMNAIISAIYAIVIAGVLGTVIAYLSAKSGMNVNLMSRQGFGYIGASLTSLIYASNFIMYCAFEGMILVSAVHAFFPSIPLWILIIVFGSIVIPLNWFGIKQLDKLQKWSLPIFFMFLIAIIIVAANMPSGYNGNFWSYMPEGVQIGGTALLLCIGMQHGIMGLTALIASDYARFLKPKDIKLGSIMIGFIPQVFCFGVMGLLGIWFGVRLGESNPGIYIVTILGLGGVLFTMLTQLRINVTNIYSASLSLSNFFENVFRFKPDRRFWVVVSGVVSIILMLGGILDYLGSAMTFQGVLLMAWAAILVTDALVVKKLLKIVPQDYEARQEKLYKWNPAGVAPLIIASVLGTIAALGFMGTFLQNTATFFAALLASVLTIVVAVYTKGKYYSKESVETNVKQKLEKERKRSTISRELPVD; the protein is encoded by the coding sequence ATGAGTGTAGATCAAACTAAAGGTCTCCAAGAAAAAGAACAAGACGATTATTCATTTGATAGGGTTCCGGTTGAAAAACGGAATATGGGTTGGTTTAGTGTAACCAACATCACATTTGGGATTGCCACTGCAATATTCTACTTTCAAACAGGCAGTGTGATGGCCCTTCAGTACGGTGCGATGAACGCGATTATTTCAGCGATTTATGCCATCGTGATTGCTGGAGTGTTAGGAACAGTGATTGCCTATTTATCAGCGAAGTCAGGAATGAACGTAAACCTTATGTCAAGACAAGGGTTTGGGTATATTGGTGCTTCGTTAACTTCATTAATATACGCATCGAATTTTATCATGTATTGCGCCTTTGAGGGAATGATTCTCGTTTCGGCAGTACATGCATTCTTCCCCTCCATTCCGCTATGGATTTTAATCATTGTTTTTGGATCCATTGTTATCCCGCTCAATTGGTTTGGGATTAAACAACTAGATAAATTACAAAAATGGTCCTTACCTATCTTCTTTATGTTTTTAATTGCCATCATTATTGTCGCTGCAAACATGCCGTCTGGATATAACGGAAACTTTTGGAGCTATATGCCAGAAGGTGTACAGATTGGTGGAACAGCTTTACTGCTATGTATTGGAATGCAGCACGGGATTATGGGATTAACCGCTTTAATTGCATCCGATTATGCGCGTTTCCTTAAACCGAAAGATATTAAACTTGGATCAATTATGATCGGATTTATTCCGCAAGTATTTTGTTTTGGTGTGATGGGTCTACTTGGAATTTGGTTTGGTGTCCGGTTAGGTGAATCCAATCCGGGGATTTATATTGTCACGATTCTTGGACTAGGCGGCGTTCTTTTTACGATGTTAACTCAACTTCGTATTAACGTAACAAATATTTATAGTGCTTCCCTATCATTGTCCAACTTTTTTGAGAATGTATTTCGTTTCAAACCCGACCGCCGCTTCTGGGTTGTCGTTTCAGGCGTCGTATCCATCATATTAATGCTTGGTGGTATTTTAGATTATTTAGGCAGTGCGATGACTTTCCAAGGGGTTCTTTTAATGGCATGGGCCGCTATTTTAGTAACAGATGCACTTGTCGTGAAAAAGCTGCTTAAAATTGTTCCGCAAGATTATGAAGCAAGACAAGAGAAGTTATATAAATGGAATCCTGCTGGGGTTGCCCCGCTAATTATCGCAAGTGTTCTTGGAACGATTGCTGCATTAGGATTTATGGGGACGTTCCTGCAAAATACAGCTACCTTCTTTGCAGCTTTATTAGCATCCGTGCTTACGATTGTAGTGGCTGTTTATACAAAAGGAAAATACTACAGTAAAGAGTCTGTGGAAACAAATGTAAAACAGAAATTAGAAAAAGAACGAAAAAGATCAACCATATCAAGAGAATTACCTGTTGATTAA
- a CDS encoding acryloyl-CoA reductase — MNTFQAMVLDKIGDETKLEVKQLTLEDLPKGDVTIRVAYSSVNFKDGLVAMQGQFVESYPLVPGIDLAGTVTDSTDERFKPGDEVIVTSYQLGTGHFGGFSEMARVPSEWVVPLPKGLSLKEAMVLGTAGLTAALSVQRLEDNGLEPSQGPVLVAGATGGVGSIAVNILAKRGYEVVASTGKANEEAFLKKLGAKQVINRNDIIDSDQTPIREEKWAGAIDPVGGKTLQYILSTLKYDGSVATCGLTGGIEVSTTVLPYISRGINWLGIDSVEFPMTKRLQVWNRLADDLKPTSLNDELVNEISLKELPSVLANILEGKVRGRTLVKL, encoded by the coding sequence ATGAATACTTTTCAAGCAATGGTACTGGACAAAATCGGTGATGAGACGAAATTAGAAGTGAAACAATTAACTTTAGAGGATTTGCCAAAAGGAGACGTAACCATTCGTGTCGCTTATTCTAGCGTGAATTTTAAGGATGGTTTAGTGGCCATGCAAGGTCAATTTGTCGAGTCCTATCCTTTAGTTCCAGGTATTGATTTAGCTGGAACGGTTACAGATTCAACCGATGAACGATTTAAGCCTGGTGATGAAGTGATTGTGACAAGCTATCAATTAGGTACCGGACATTTTGGCGGGTTTAGTGAAATGGCACGAGTCCCTTCGGAATGGGTCGTTCCTCTTCCAAAAGGCTTGTCTTTAAAAGAAGCGATGGTCCTTGGAACCGCTGGACTCACCGCAGCTTTATCCGTGCAAAGACTTGAAGATAATGGGCTAGAACCTAGCCAGGGACCGGTATTAGTAGCTGGTGCAACAGGCGGAGTTGGAAGTATAGCCGTTAACATTTTGGCTAAAAGAGGCTATGAAGTTGTAGCGAGTACAGGAAAAGCGAATGAAGAAGCCTTTTTAAAAAAATTAGGGGCTAAACAAGTGATCAATCGGAATGACATCATCGACTCCGATCAAACGCCGATTCGTGAGGAAAAATGGGCAGGCGCGATCGACCCAGTAGGCGGAAAAACGCTCCAGTATATTTTAAGTACTTTGAAATATGACGGTTCTGTGGCTACATGTGGTTTAACGGGTGGAATTGAAGTCTCTACAACCGTTCTCCCTTACATTTCAAGGGGCATTAATTGGCTTGGGATTGACTCGGTTGAATTTCCAATGACAAAGCGTTTACAAGTTTGGAATCGTCTCGCCGATGATTTGAAACCAACATCGTTAAATGACGAATTAGTGAATGAAATTTCATTGAAGGAGCTTCCAAGTGTACTAGCTAATATTTTAGAAGGAAAAGTACGTGGAAGAACGCTTGTTAAACTGTAA
- a CDS encoding SWIM zinc finger family protein, with amino-acid sequence MELIPERLVEPLQWFSNDWKERLKPELADDAAVVQKGLILYRQGSVIQLKLEKDEIVTGIVQDVTPAKIKLDLNIPYLSECSCPGDGICRHQMAAFFHLLSRGNSVSAWVEAWRQPLREQKQAQTLHIGRAKDLLKGKGPAEPNYENWTHSFRESFDLLMNGNGDPKPYLINELYSVYERRVVAAAPLEMEWRNLYMLVARVVSFQKLLRLSTELEHDETIINHHYRHLFQNILDDTEQLTYKLSVQSRPFAFDQFIEKLKDETAQLLTEEASVDFERIHLFRRLWTDLFKNRTWREEMAAQLTQHASLQLSVKVGLIHLNILLGNDEEVKEEILACDANITPYFFYWFDLFNAKQMEFYIHHFIGLMKDYLSAHGTYFGSRQFMHMALRAIGPYCTEHNRPDLLERAYIHTLPYSFYDYQDFLFEKKEYQKWMELQTYNGFTFESLSKDTLKTLQTEAPEILLPLYHQGIQADLDGKNRASYRQAVRKLKKLRTLYKKVKRLDEWEQYFDLLLFRTKRMRAFQEECKRGKLIDA; translated from the coding sequence GTGGAGTTGATTCCGGAGCGTTTAGTTGAGCCGTTGCAGTGGTTTTCGAATGATTGGAAAGAGCGGTTAAAGCCTGAGCTTGCAGATGATGCGGCAGTCGTGCAAAAGGGACTAATCTTGTACCGGCAAGGCTCAGTCATTCAATTGAAATTGGAGAAAGATGAAATCGTAACTGGGATCGTTCAGGATGTGACGCCAGCGAAAATTAAGTTGGACCTCAACATTCCTTATTTAAGCGAATGCTCATGTCCTGGAGATGGAATTTGCCGTCATCAAATGGCTGCCTTTTTTCATCTGCTTTCCCGCGGCAATTCCGTTTCGGCTTGGGTGGAAGCATGGCGCCAGCCGCTTCGTGAACAAAAGCAAGCCCAGACACTCCATATTGGGCGGGCGAAGGATTTATTAAAAGGCAAAGGCCCAGCAGAGCCTAATTATGAAAATTGGACCCACTCTTTTCGTGAAAGCTTTGATCTGCTTATGAACGGAAATGGCGATCCAAAGCCGTATCTCATCAATGAACTCTATTCTGTTTATGAACGGCGAGTCGTTGCCGCTGCTCCTCTCGAGATGGAATGGAGAAATTTATATATGCTTGTGGCGAGAGTCGTTTCATTTCAAAAGCTGTTACGCCTAAGTACGGAATTAGAACATGATGAAACAATAATCAACCATCATTACCGCCATCTTTTTCAAAATATACTTGATGATACTGAACAATTAACTTATAAATTATCCGTCCAGTCCCGTCCATTTGCTTTTGATCAATTTATTGAAAAATTAAAGGATGAGACTGCTCAGCTTCTTACGGAAGAGGCCAGCGTGGATTTTGAACGAATTCATTTATTCCGTCGCTTATGGACCGATTTATTTAAAAACCGAACATGGCGTGAGGAAATGGCAGCCCAGCTCACTCAACACGCTTCCCTTCAATTATCGGTTAAGGTCGGATTGATTCATTTAAACATCCTCCTCGGAAATGATGAGGAGGTCAAGGAAGAGATCCTTGCCTGTGATGCTAACATCACACCTTATTTTTTCTATTGGTTTGATCTGTTTAACGCGAAACAGATGGAGTTTTATATTCATCATTTTATTGGGTTAATGAAGGATTATTTAAGCGCACATGGAACCTATTTCGGCTCACGGCAATTTATGCATATGGCCTTACGAGCCATTGGGCCGTATTGTACAGAACACAATCGTCCAGATTTACTAGAACGTGCCTATATTCATACCCTTCCCTATAGCTTTTACGATTACCAAGACTTTCTTTTTGAAAAAAAAGAGTATCAGAAATGGATGGAATTACAGACATATAACGGGTTTACTTTTGAGTCCTTGTCAAAGGATACGTTGAAAACACTGCAAACAGAGGCACCTGAGATTCTCCTTCCTCTTTATCACCAAGGAATTCAAGCCGATCTTGATGGGAAAAATCGGGCGTCTTACCGCCAAGCTGTACGGAAGTTAAAGAAGCTTCGCACGCTTTATAAAAAAGTGAAGCGTCTTGATGAATGGGAGCAGTACTTTGACCTGCTTTTATTCCGAACGAAACGGATGCGTGCCTTCCAAGAAGAATGTAAAAGGGGAAAACTGATTGATGCTTAA